A stretch of Candidatus Vicinibacter affinis DNA encodes these proteins:
- a CDS encoding 4'-phosphopantetheinyl transferase superfamily protein — protein sequence MSDINFLIWQIKEPENFFRSSFPWTETELAQLIEVHPKRRLEYLASRYVLYTQTGTSGSPEFIKNEFGKLKFKEEGSFLSISHSGEYTGYVIGPNEVGLDIQIFDFKVIRILHKYLSTDELEFLNLNFINQEDLKVAATLCWCAKEAVYKAHGKRGIQFNKQINLELRMEQNQLVIHSASLYLGNDIILHYAIYHQVEANFCYLVAAKDC from the coding sequence ATGTCAGATATAAATTTCTTAATCTGGCAAATCAAAGAACCCGAAAATTTTTTTCGATCGTCTTTCCCTTGGACAGAAACTGAACTGGCCCAATTAATTGAAGTTCATCCTAAGAGAAGATTGGAATATCTGGCTTCCAGATACGTGTTGTACACTCAAACCGGAACCTCCGGGAGTCCGGAATTTATTAAAAATGAGTTTGGTAAACTAAAATTTAAAGAAGAAGGTAGCTTTCTTTCCATTTCCCATTCTGGAGAATACACCGGCTATGTAATCGGACCGAATGAGGTAGGGCTAGACATACAGATCTTTGACTTCAAGGTGATTCGCATCCTTCATAAGTATTTGAGCACAGATGAACTTGAATTTTTGAATTTGAATTTTATTAATCAGGAGGATCTTAAGGTGGCTGCAACATTGTGCTGGTGTGCCAAAGAAGCAGTTTACAAAGCTCATGGAAAGAGAGGAATTCAATTTAACAAACAAATTAACCTTGAATTACGTATGGAACAAAACCAATTGGTGATTCATTCAGCATCCTTATATTTGGGCAATGATATTATCCTGCATTATGCGATTTACCACCAAGTTGAGGCAAACTTCTGTTATCTGGTGGCCGCTAAAGACTGCTAA
- a CDS encoding DUF3667 domain-containing protein — protein sequence MLFYPGRMTREFLENKRARFVPPIRLYIFISVIFFIFINRFSNQVTEDIADNGNSGLVEFKDKQPNQSIDSSVVEVDSVKIQNMDSVKSADYIQTPLTVKNKEKSGDINFGLSQQFRISEDELDELVKLPIKEIKYDSILLEKKIPNNFIYRQFLKQYIKAKKDSRTFGINLIHTFVKNTTMAMFFLMPFFGLILFLLYLGKGKNYFEYLIFSIHFHTAVFTYLIVVFILDVFFSMDWVYGYLFWGFLLYLYFALKCLHNQRIPTTVLKTLVAVLTYSIVLFFGLIISILLGAFLV from the coding sequence TTGTTGTTTTATCCAGGCAGGATGACCCGTGAATTTCTTGAGAACAAACGCGCCCGGTTTGTGCCTCCAATCAGATTATATATTTTTATAAGTGTTATTTTTTTCATTTTCATCAACAGATTCTCAAACCAGGTAACCGAAGATATTGCAGATAATGGTAATTCTGGATTGGTTGAATTTAAGGATAAGCAGCCAAATCAGTCAATCGATTCGAGTGTTGTTGAGGTAGACTCGGTTAAAATTCAAAATATGGACAGCGTTAAGAGCGCGGATTATATCCAGACACCATTGACTGTTAAGAATAAGGAAAAATCAGGGGATATTAATTTTGGACTAAGTCAACAGTTTAGAATTTCTGAGGATGAATTGGATGAACTGGTAAAACTTCCCATTAAAGAAATTAAATATGATTCCATCCTTTTAGAAAAGAAAATTCCTAATAATTTTATTTACAGACAATTTTTGAAGCAATACATAAAAGCAAAAAAAGACAGCAGGACTTTTGGAATTAATCTTATACATACATTCGTGAAAAATACCACAATGGCAATGTTTTTTCTAATGCCATTTTTTGGATTGATTCTATTTCTACTGTATCTGGGAAAGGGGAAAAATTATTTTGAATACTTGATTTTTTCCATTCATTTTCACACAGCCGTATTTACATATTTAATTGTTGTTTTTATTTTGGATGTTTTTTTTAGTATGGATTGGGTTTACGGTTATTTATTTTGGGGATTTCTTTTATATCTATATTTTGCACTTAAGTGTTTGCATAATCAAAGAATTCCAACCACTGTTTTAAAAACTCTTGTTGCAGTATTAACTTATTCTATTGTATTGTTTTTTGGACTCATTATCTCTATTCTTTTAGGAGCATTTTTGGTGTAA
- the groL gene encoding chaperonin GroEL (60 kDa chaperone family; promotes refolding of misfolded polypeptides especially under stressful conditions; forms two stacked rings of heptamers to form a barrel-shaped 14mer; ends can be capped by GroES; misfolded proteins enter the barrel where they are refolded when GroES binds) yields the protein MAKDINFNSEAREKLKSGIDKLANAVKVTLGPKGRNVVIQKSFGAPQITKDGVTVAKEVELEDAVENMGAQMIKEVASKTADIAGDGTTTATVLAQSMVNAGLKYVTGGSNPMDLKRGIDKAVLAITADLKKQSEQIGNDFNKIKQVGSISANNDEEIGGLIADAMKRVTKDGVITVEEAKGTHTYVDEVIGMQFDRGYLSPYFITNAEKMIAEYDNPYILITDKKISNMQEIVPILEKVVSSGRPLLIVAEDVDSQALGVLVVNRLRANLKVVAVKAPGFGDRRKAMLEDIAVLTNGTVISDEKGYKLESTELEHLGQAEKIEVDKDNTTLVNGKGTKKMIEARINQIKQQIEGTTSDYDKEKLQERLAKLAGGVAVLYVGAATEVEMKEKKDRVDDALHATRAAVEEGIVAGGGVALVRAIDALEKIKNVVNEDEKFGIDIVRKALEAPLRVIAENSGDEASVVVMHVKAKKGAYGYNARTGQYEDLKKAGVIDPTKVTRIALENAASIAAMLLMTECVISDKPKEDKGHAHAHPGGMDGMM from the coding sequence ATGGCAAAAGACATTAATTTCAATAGTGAAGCCAGAGAAAAGTTAAAGAGCGGAATTGACAAGCTGGCGAATGCGGTTAAAGTAACACTTGGACCTAAAGGACGAAATGTGGTGATCCAGAAATCATTTGGTGCACCTCAAATTACAAAAGACGGGGTCACAGTTGCAAAGGAAGTTGAACTTGAAGATGCAGTAGAAAACATGGGTGCACAAATGATTAAAGAAGTGGCATCTAAAACTGCTGACATTGCTGGTGATGGTACTACAACAGCAACTGTATTGGCTCAATCTATGGTAAATGCAGGTCTTAAATATGTTACCGGTGGTTCAAATCCAATGGATTTGAAAAGGGGAATTGACAAAGCTGTATTGGCCATCACTGCTGATTTAAAAAAGCAGTCAGAACAAATTGGAAACGACTTTAATAAAATTAAACAAGTTGGTTCTATTTCTGCAAACAATGATGAGGAAATCGGAGGTCTGATAGCAGATGCGATGAAAAGAGTCACTAAGGATGGTGTAATTACCGTAGAAGAAGCCAAAGGAACGCATACTTATGTTGATGAAGTAATTGGAATGCAGTTTGACAGAGGGTATCTTTCACCGTACTTCATAACGAATGCTGAGAAAATGATCGCTGAATATGATAATCCATATATTCTGATTACTGATAAAAAAATCTCCAATATGCAGGAGATCGTTCCCATTCTTGAGAAAGTAGTTTCATCAGGAAGACCTTTATTAATCGTAGCTGAGGACGTAGACAGTCAAGCACTGGGCGTTCTTGTTGTCAATAGACTTCGCGCAAATCTAAAAGTAGTAGCAGTAAAAGCTCCTGGTTTTGGAGATCGCAGAAAAGCTATGCTGGAGGATATAGCAGTTCTAACCAATGGTACTGTTATTTCAGATGAAAAAGGATATAAGCTTGAGAGTACAGAATTAGAGCACCTTGGCCAGGCTGAAAAAATCGAGGTGGATAAAGATAATACTACCCTTGTAAATGGAAAGGGCACCAAAAAAATGATTGAAGCAAGAATCAATCAAATCAAACAACAGATAGAAGGGACTACTTCAGATTATGATAAAGAAAAACTTCAGGAAAGATTAGCAAAACTTGCTGGTGGAGTTGCTGTATTATACGTTGGGGCCGCTACAGAAGTTGAAATGAAAGAGAAGAAAGATCGTGTCGATGATGCTTTGCATGCAACTCGGGCAGCAGTAGAAGAAGGAATTGTTGCCGGGGGTGGAGTAGCATTGGTGAGAGCAATTGATGCTTTGGAAAAAATCAAGAATGTAGTTAATGAAGATGAGAAATTCGGTATTGACATTGTTAGAAAAGCGTTGGAAGCACCGCTCAGAGTCATTGCAGAAAACTCAGGAGACGAAGCTTCCGTAGTGGTTATGCACGTGAAGGCTAAAAAGGGAGCTTATGGATACAATGCCCGTACGGGACAATATGAGGATCTTAAAAAAGCAGGTGTAATTGATCCTACTAAAGTTACTCGTATTGCTCTTGAAAATGCAGCTTCCATAGCCGCTATGTTATTAATGACTGAGTGTGTTATCAGTGACAAACCAAAAGAAGATAAAGGTCATGCACATGCACATCCGGGAGGGATGGATGGAATGATGTAA
- a CDS encoding co-chaperone GroES codes for MKPINDRVIVKPAAADEKTKGGIIIPDTAKEKPQRGEVIAVGPGKEGNMMTVTKGDVVLYGKYAGQEFSYKGVDYLIMREDDILVIIE; via the coding sequence ATGAAACCAATTAATGATAGAGTGATCGTAAAACCGGCAGCGGCCGATGAAAAAACAAAAGGGGGAATAATTATTCCGGATACTGCAAAGGAAAAACCTCAGAGAGGTGAAGTTATTGCTGTTGGTCCGGGTAAGGAGGGTAATATGATGACTGTAACCAAAGGGGATGTTGTATTGTATGGAAAATATGCCGGACAGGAATTTTCCTATAAAGGTGTCGACTATCTGATTATGAGAGAAGATGACATTTTAGTGATCATAGAGTAA
- the carB gene encoding carbamoyl-phosphate synthase large subunit, with protein MPKDSSIKSVLIIGSGPIIIGQACEFDYSGTQAARSLREEGIEVSLINSNPATIMTDPVMADHIYLWPLTVESIIKILEERQIDAVLPTMGGQTALNLAIEADKQNVWKKYNVRMIGVDIEAIELTEDREKFRAHMVKLGIGVAPSQIANSFLEGKEAAQHIGFPLVIRPSFTLGGTGGSFVHKQDQFDDALRRGLDASPTHEVLIEKAVLGWKEFELELLRDQKDNVVIICTVENLDPMGIHTGDSITVAPAMTLSDTGFQMMRDYAITMMRSLGNFSGGCNVQFAQNPANEELIAVEINPRVSRSSALASKATGYPIAKIAAKLSLGYTLDELPNQITGTTSALFEPSLDYVIVKMPRWNFEKFWGADSRLGLQMKSVGEVMAIGRCFNEALQKACQSQENDRHGLGADKKEWFNTQDILERLEKVSDDRIYRLKDALRLGVPEKTVQKLTGIDPWFIREIKKLVQMEEQLLKYNLPEDIPADFFLELKKNGYSDSQIAWILRVEDKDVTKFRKKIGLHRIYKTVDTCAAEFPAKTPYFYSCYDQENESIVTTDKKKIIVLGSGPNRIGQGIEFDYCCVHGVMAIKETGMEAIMVNCNPETVSTDFDLADKLYFEPIYWEHIEEIIDHEKPDGIIVQLGGQTALKLAERIHNKGIRLVGTSFNSMDIAEDRGRFSDLLKEMEIPYPIYGVATDADEALEVARKISYPVLVRPSYVLGGQRMRIVINDEELERHVLSIFKHMPDNKVLIDQFLERAKEAEIDAICDGDEVHIMGIMEHIEPAGIHSGDSSAVLPTYSLSEKSIETMIEYAKRIAFKLEIKGLINIQFAIKGEQVYVIEANPRASRTTPFIAKAYEVPYLNIATKVMLGTHKLKDFSITHKLKGYAIKVPVFSFNKFPGVDISLGPEMKSTGEAIYYIKDLHDPFFRDLDSKRYMYLTR; from the coding sequence ATGCCCAAGGATAGTTCAATTAAATCCGTCCTGATCATAGGGAGCGGGCCCATCATCATAGGACAAGCCTGCGAATTTGATTATTCAGGTACTCAGGCTGCCAGGTCTTTGAGAGAAGAGGGGATTGAAGTCAGTTTGATTAATTCCAATCCTGCAACCATTATGACAGATCCAGTAATGGCTGATCACATTTATTTATGGCCACTTACGGTTGAAAGTATTATTAAGATTCTGGAGGAAAGACAGATCGATGCTGTTTTACCAACCATGGGTGGACAAACGGCCTTAAATCTTGCTATAGAGGCGGATAAACAGAACGTTTGGAAAAAATACAATGTAAGAATGATTGGAGTCGATATAGAAGCCATCGAACTTACAGAAGACCGTGAGAAGTTTAGAGCCCACATGGTAAAATTAGGTATCGGAGTAGCTCCATCCCAAATTGCAAATTCGTTTCTTGAAGGAAAAGAGGCCGCCCAGCACATAGGTTTTCCTCTTGTAATTCGGCCTTCTTTTACACTTGGCGGCACAGGGGGTAGTTTCGTACATAAGCAAGATCAGTTTGATGACGCCTTGCGCCGTGGATTGGACGCTTCTCCAACACACGAAGTATTAATTGAGAAGGCTGTTTTAGGATGGAAGGAATTTGAATTAGAGTTACTGAGGGATCAAAAGGATAATGTTGTGATCATTTGTACGGTCGAAAATCTTGACCCAATGGGCATCCATACAGGTGATTCGATTACAGTCGCACCTGCCATGACCTTATCTGATACAGGATTTCAAATGATGAGAGATTATGCCATCACTATGATGAGATCGTTGGGCAATTTTTCTGGAGGCTGTAATGTACAGTTTGCTCAAAATCCCGCTAATGAGGAATTAATTGCAGTAGAAATTAATCCGAGAGTAAGTCGTTCAAGTGCTTTGGCGAGTAAGGCTACGGGTTATCCAATAGCTAAAATTGCGGCAAAACTTTCATTGGGTTATACATTGGATGAATTACCAAACCAAATTACCGGAACAACAAGTGCATTGTTCGAACCCTCTCTAGATTATGTAATTGTCAAAATGCCAAGATGGAATTTTGAAAAATTCTGGGGAGCTGATTCAAGGTTAGGGTTGCAGATGAAATCTGTAGGAGAAGTCATGGCAATAGGGCGTTGTTTTAATGAAGCACTCCAGAAAGCCTGTCAAAGTCAAGAAAATGACCGTCATGGCCTGGGAGCAGATAAAAAAGAGTGGTTCAATACTCAGGATATTTTGGAAAGATTGGAAAAAGTAAGTGATGACCGGATTTACAGACTAAAAGATGCACTTCGTCTGGGAGTACCGGAAAAAACTGTCCAAAAGTTGACGGGAATTGATCCCTGGTTTATTCGGGAAATTAAAAAGTTGGTCCAAATGGAGGAGCAATTGTTAAAGTACAACCTTCCAGAAGATATTCCTGCGGACTTTTTTCTTGAATTAAAGAAAAATGGTTATTCTGATTCCCAAATTGCATGGATATTACGTGTGGAAGATAAGGATGTAACCAAATTTCGCAAAAAAATAGGATTACACAGAATCTATAAAACGGTTGATACTTGTGCAGCCGAATTTCCGGCTAAAACGCCTTATTTCTATTCCTGTTATGATCAGGAAAATGAAAGCATCGTTACTACAGATAAGAAGAAAATTATTGTTTTAGGATCAGGCCCGAATAGGATAGGACAGGGTATTGAATTTGATTATTGTTGTGTTCATGGGGTGATGGCTATTAAAGAAACGGGGATGGAAGCCATCATGGTGAATTGCAATCCCGAAACGGTATCAACAGATTTTGATCTGGCAGACAAATTATACTTTGAACCAATTTATTGGGAGCACATTGAAGAAATCATTGATCACGAAAAACCAGATGGTATCATTGTTCAATTGGGCGGGCAAACGGCTTTAAAACTGGCTGAGCGGATTCACAACAAAGGAATTCGTTTGGTAGGCACAAGTTTTAACAGTATGGATATAGCAGAGGATCGCGGTAGATTTTCAGACTTGCTAAAAGAAATGGAAATTCCTTATCCAATTTATGGAGTTGCAACAGATGCTGATGAAGCGCTGGAAGTTGCACGTAAAATATCTTATCCTGTTTTGGTAAGACCTTCATATGTACTTGGAGGACAAAGAATGCGTATTGTTATTAACGATGAAGAGTTGGAAAGGCATGTGCTGTCTATTTTCAAACATATGCCTGACAATAAAGTGCTCATTGATCAATTTCTTGAACGAGCAAAGGAAGCAGAGATCGATGCAATATGTGATGGAGATGAAGTTCATATTATGGGAATTATGGAACATATAGAACCTGCTGGAATACATTCAGGTGATAGTTCTGCAGTTTTACCTACCTACAGCCTCTCTGAAAAGAGTATTGAGACCATGATCGAATATGCAAAAAGGATTGCCTTCAAGCTAGAAATCAAAGGTTTGATCAATATTCAATTTGCCATTAAAGGTGAACAGGTTTATGTAATTGAGGCAAATCCCAGGGCTTCAAGAACTACCCCATTTATAGCAAAGGCTTATGAAGTGCCTTATTTGAATATTGCTACAAAAGTAATGTTGGGTACGCATAAGTTAAAGGATTTTTCAATCACTCATAAATTAAAGGGGTACGCTATTAAAGTTCCTGTATTTTCATTTAATAAGTTTCCTGGTGTTGATATTAGTCTCGGTCCAGAAATGAAATCTACAGGTGAGGCAATTTACTACATAAAAGATTTGCATGACCCATTCTTTAGAGATTTAGATTCCAAACGATATATGTATCTAACCCGATAA
- a CDS encoding ATP-binding cassette domain-containing protein: MTLHTHGLGIDFKNGKSLKFPDLSLVSGETLLIHGPSGSGKTSLLHMICGLMNPSFGEVKILNQNIQKLSKSELDFFRGQHIGICLQRPIFIKSLTVLENLILARHLAKKRVSDHKIVINWLEKFNLINLKNRKTFSLSLGEQQRLMFIRALVTEPDLILADEPTSSLDDVNAELIADVLLNSCHDQKATLVVVSHDARLKSKFSNQISLR; the protein is encoded by the coding sequence ATGACACTTCATACCCATGGATTGGGAATTGATTTTAAGAATGGGAAATCCTTGAAATTTCCAGATTTGAGTTTGGTAAGTGGCGAAACACTTTTAATTCATGGTCCGTCAGGCAGTGGAAAAACCAGTCTGTTGCACATGATCTGTGGACTTATGAATCCTTCATTCGGAGAGGTAAAAATATTGAATCAAAATATCCAAAAATTATCAAAGTCTGAATTGGATTTTTTCAGAGGTCAGCACATTGGAATTTGTCTACAAAGGCCTATTTTTATTAAATCCTTGACCGTTCTGGAGAATCTTATTTTAGCAAGACATTTGGCCAAGAAAAGAGTAAGCGACCATAAAATAGTAATCAATTGGTTAGAGAAATTTAATTTAATTAATTTAAAAAACCGCAAAACATTTTCGTTGTCACTTGGTGAGCAACAACGTCTTATGTTTATAAGGGCTTTGGTGACAGAACCTGATTTGATTCTTGCAGATGAGCCAACCTCTTCACTGGATGATGTCAATGCAGAATTGATTGCCGATGTCTTATTAAATAGTTGCCATGATCAAAAAGCCACTTTGGTTGTCGTCAGTCATGATGCAAGGTTAAAGTCAAAGTTTTCTAACCAAATCTCTTTGCGATGA